The Aeromicrobium tamlense nucleotide sequence GCGCCGTCGCCGCGTCGCAGGACGAGGTCGTCGACGTGGCCCTCGATCTCGCCGTGCAGCTCGTCGCGGATCGTCCACGTGCGCTCGCGGGCGCGCAGCCGGATCGCGGGGGAGCGCTCGGCCCGGCGCGCCTCGCGCTCGCTCTCGGTGAGGTCGCGGCATGTGCCGGGGTACGAGCCGGGCGGGCCATGCGGCGCGCTGACGGCCTCGGCGATCTCGCGGCGCGTGCAGAAGCACTCGAAGGTCAGGCCGGCCGCGGTGAGGCGCTCGAGCGCGGCGGCGTAGAGAGGGTCGCGCTCGGACTGGCGGACGACCGGGCCGTCCCAGTCCAGCCCCAGGGCGGCGAGGTCGGCCAGCTGGCTGGCCTCGAACTCGGCCCGCGAGCGCTGGCGGTCGAGATCCTCGACCCGCAGGAGGAACGGGCGCCCGTCGGCGCGTGCGAACAGCCACGCGAGGATCGCCGTGCGCAGGTTCCCCAGGTGCAGGTCGCCCGACGGCGACGGAGCGAAGCGGCCGGCCACGCTCCCGACCCTAGTGACCCTTCGGTAGCCCGGCGCACCAACCACTAGAGTCGCTGCCGTGACATCCCACGGCGCCGAGCCCGAAGACTTCATGGAGCTGGCCGCGCGCCGGCGCATGTCGTTCCAGCGCAGCCCGGCGGCCGTCAGCCCGCGCGGTCTCTTCGACGACGTCGAGCCGGCGGGGCGCTTCCGCTTCCTCGTGGCCGCCGTCGTGGCGTTCTCCGGCCGGGGCTTCCACGCCACGACGACCCGCGACATCGCGACCGTGGCCGAGGCGAGCCCCGCGAGCCTCTACACGTACTACGACACCAAGTCCGAGCTGCTCCACGAGATGTCGGCGATCACCTTCCGCTACGTGATCGACATGCTGCGCGAGATCGTCGACCGCGGCGCCCCGCCCGTGGAGACGATCTCGGTGATCGTGCGCGAGTACCTGCGGTTCCACGCCGAGGAGAAGATCGTCGTCCTCGTGGTCAACCGCGACTACCGCGCGCTCGGCCTGAGCCAGCTCGCCGAGCTGCTCGGGATGGCCGACGAGATCCACCAGATCGTCGAGTCCGTGGTCCGGGCCGGCATCGAGCAGGGCGACTTCAGCGTGCCCGACGTGCACACCGCGACGCGGGCGGTGCTGCGCCTCGCCGATGTGTCCCCGTGGTTCAACGAGCGCTCGTCACGCACGATCGACGAGCTGGCCGACCACCACGTCGGGCTGATCCTGCAGATGCTGGGGCACGTCAGCGCGGACTGACGATGCTGAGGCCTCCGTCGAGCGGGATCACGGTGCCGGTGAGGAAGGAGCCTCCCGGAGCCGCCAGCAGGATGGCCAGCGCCGCCGCGTCGTCGGGTCGCCCGATGCGGCCCAGGGGCGCGGCCCCCTCGAACTCGTCGCGCGACTCGGCCAGCACCGCCGCCATCATCTTGGACTCGAACGGTCCGGGGGCGATCGCGTTGACCGTGATGTTCCGCGGGCCGAGCTCGACGGCCAGCACGCGCGTGAGGTGGTGCAGCGCCGCCTTCGACGCCGTATAGGAATAGGTGGAGAGGGTCGGGACGCGCAGGCCGTCGATCGACCCGATGTTGACGATCCGCGAGGGAGCGTTCGGCGTGGCCGATGCCCCGAGCAGGGGCGCCAGCTCGCGGACGAGGAAGAACGGCGACTTGAGGTTGAGGTCGACCACCTTGTCCCACGCCGCGGAGTCGAACTCCTCCAGCGGAGCGCCCCACGTGGCGCCGGCGTTGTTCACCAGCACGTCGAGCCGTCCGGTGGCGCCGGCGAACTCGGAGGCGAACTCGGCGCAGCCGGCCTCGGTCGAGAGATCGGCGACCCAGGGTCGCAGGCCTGCCGCGCGCAGCTCCTCGACGTCGAGGAGCCGCGAGACCACGTGCACCTCGGCGCCCGCGGCAGCGAACCCGTCGGCGATCATCCGGCCGATGCCGCGCCCGCCGCCCGTCACCAGCACGGTGCGGCCGGCGACGTCGAACAGTCCGCTCACGCGGTCACCTCCGTGAGGGCCGGGCCGGCCGGCGCGAGGGCCTCGGCAAGACGCTCGCGATAGAGCTCGATGTTGCGCAGCTTGATGTCCTCGTAGCCGCGGACGAGGTCGGGCAGCGCCGCGATGGCGGCCGCGCGCTCGACGCCCAGCTCGGGCAGGTCACGCGAGATCCGCCCGACGAGCTCGACGTACTCCTCGCGCAGCTGCCGCTCGGCGCGGCGCACCTTCGCCATGCCGAACGGATCGAGCGCGGTGCCCCGCAGGCGACGCATCGCGTAGAGCGCGCGGAAGGCCGGCTTGAACCAGGCGCCCAGCGCGATCTTGCGCTTCATGCCCAGCGCCCGCAGCATCGGCGGGTGCAGGCGGTACTGCGCCTTCGCGCCCGGGCCGAACTCCGCCTCGAGGGCCGCGTCGAGCGACGGGTCGATCGACAGGCGCGCGACCTCGTACTCGTCCTTGTACGCCATCACCTTGTGCAGGTGCTGCGCCACGGCGAGCGTCAGCTCGCTCGACCCGGGAGCCGTCGCGGCCTCCCGCTCGCGCACCTGCCCGACCACCTCAACGTAGCGGCGGGCGTAGGCCAGGCTCTGGTAGGACTCGAGGTCGGCCGCGCGCGACGTGACCAGCTCGGTGTCGGCGGCGCCCTCGGCGAAGCCTGCCTGCGCGACGAGCGAGCGGACCCGGTCGGAGACCGGCGCCAGCGCCGACGTCTCGGGGGCCTCGGCGGTCAGGTCGCTCAGCAGCGCCGCGCGGTCCGCGACGAACTGGCGACCACGGCGGAACGCCTGCACATTGCGCTCCACGGCCACGCCGTTCAGCTCGAGCGCCGTCTCGATGCTGGCCGCCCGGACCGGCAGGGCGCCGGCCTGGTGGGCCACGCCCAGCAGGAAGATGTTCGCGAACTGGTCGTCGTCGAACAGGTCGAGCGTCATCGCCCGGGCGTCGACGAAGCGGCTCTCGCTCTCGCGGGTCACCTGCTGGATGCGGCCGACCGTGCTCTCGGCCTCGGGGAACGAGACCGTCGTGTCGGTGACCATGGCGCCCGTCGGGACCTCGGCGGTCGAGACGATCGCGACGGTGCGCTCCTCGTGGGCGACCCCGAGGTAGGAGTCCTGCGCGGCGACGAGGACGTCGCAGCCGAGGTACAGGTCGGCCTGGCCGGACGCGATCTTGTTCGCACGGTCGACCGGGGTGGTGCTGAGCTTGACGTCCGAGACGACGGCGCCGCCCTTCTGGGCCAGGCCGGTCTGGTCGAGTCCGCGGACGAAGCGCCCGTCGATCTGCGCCGCGGTCGCGACGATCTGCGAGACCGTGACGACGCCCGTGCCGCCGATGCCGGTGATGCGCATCTCGAACGCGTCCGCCGAGACGACCGGCTCGGGCTCGGGGAGCGTGTCCGCCGAGAGCGCCGGGACCTCGCGCTTGGCCTTCGCGCCGCCGGGGGTGACGGTGAGGAAGGAGGGGCAGTCGCCGTCGAGGCACGACAGGTCGATGTTGCAGGACGCTTGGTGGATCTTGGTCTTGCGACCGAGCTCGGTGCTCACCGGCTGCACCGAGAGGCAGTTCGACTTGTCGCCGCAGTCGCCGCAGCCCTCGCAGACGCGCTGGTTGATGAACGCGCGCGTCGGGGGCGCCTCGACGATCTTGCGCTTGCGCTTGCGGCGCAGCTCGGTGGCGCACTCCTGGTCGTTGACGAGGACGGTGACGCCGGGGGTGCGGCTGAGCTCCTCCTGCGTGCGCATGAGCTCGTCGCGGTGGCGGACGTCGACGCCCTTCGGGAGCCGGCGGCGCCGGTAGCGGCGAGGCTCCTCGGTGGTGATGACGACCTTGGCCACGCCCTCGGCGAGCAGCTCCTCCACGATCTCGTCGACCGTCATGAGGCCGACGGCCTCCTGGCCGCCGGTCATCGCGACGGCGGAGTTGTAGAGGAGCTTGTAGGTGATGTTGGCGCCCGAGGCCACGGCCGCGCGGATCGCGAGCGAGCCGGAGTGGTGGAACGTGCCGTCGCCCATGTTCTGGAAGAGGTGGCCGCTCTCGACGAACGGGGACATGCCGATCCAGGTGGCGCCCTCGCCGCCCATCTGCGTCATCCCGATGACGTCGCCGACGCGCTCCTCCGGCATGAGCGAGACCATGCCCGAGCAGCCGATGCCGGCGCCGACGAGCGAGCCCTCGGGCACCTTGGTGGACCGGTTGTGGGGGCAGCCCGAGCAGAAGTAGGGCGTGCGGTTCGCCGTCAGCAGCGGCAGCTGGATGCGGGCCCGGCGTCGCGGACGGGTCGTGAGCTCGACCTCGACCTCGGGCAGCGAGACGTGCTCGGCCAGCCGCGCCCGCAGGACGTCGGCGATGATCTCGGGGGTCAGGTCGGCGTCCGCACGGAACAGCGGCAGGCCGGTCAGCGTGCGCTTGCCGCTGACGGACGGCGCCTCGAGGTGGCCGTAGAGGATCTCCTTGAGGGCCGATTCGACGAACGAGCGCTTCTCCTCGACGACGATGACCTCGCACAGGCCGATCGCGAAGTCCTTGATCTGCTCCGGGTCGAGCGGGTGCACGGCGCCGAGCTTGAGCAGCCGGATGCCGCTCGCCTCGAGGTCCTCGTCGTCGAGGCCGAGCCCCGCGAGCGCCTGGCGGACGTCGTAGTAGGTCCCGCCGGCCGCGACGATGCCGACGACGGCTCCGTGCCCGGCGCCCTCGACCCGGTTGATGTCGTTGGCCACGATGTAGCGCCGGGCCAGCTCGATGCGCTCGGTGAACAGGCTGCGCTCGAGCTCGGCCAGCGTCGGCTGGAGGAAGCGCGCGCTGACGGTGTGGGTGAAGTCCCGGCCCGCGATGCGGCGCGAGGGGATGACGGGAGCGAAGTCGGAGGACACGGTCGTGCTGGCGGTGCCGTCGGCGACGTTCGTCGCGATCTTGAGGCCGGTCCACAGGCCGCTGAAGCGCGACATCGCCACGGCGTGCAGGCCCAGCCGGAGGCACTCGGCCGGGTCGGCAGGCACGAGCACGGGCATGCCCAGCTCGGCG carries:
- the gluQRS gene encoding tRNA glutamyl-Q(34) synthetase GluQRS — protein: MAGRFAPSPSGDLHLGNLRTAILAWLFARADGRPFLLRVEDLDRQRSRAEFEASQLADLAALGLDWDGPVVRQSERDPLYAAALERLTAAGLTFECFCTRREIAEAVSAPHGPPGSYPGTCRDLTESEREARRAERSPAIRLRARERTWTIRDELHGEIEGHVDDLVLRRGDGAHAYNLAVVVDDADQDVDQVVRGDDLLDAAPAQAYLTHELGAPEPAYAHVPLALNADGRRLAKRDGDVTLRDLSPEHAWDLIGTSLGVAARSPEALLAELDPREISREPWIVTF
- a CDS encoding TetR/AcrR family transcriptional regulator, which produces MTSHGAEPEDFMELAARRRMSFQRSPAAVSPRGLFDDVEPAGRFRFLVAAVVAFSGRGFHATTTRDIATVAEASPASLYTYYDTKSELLHEMSAITFRYVIDMLREIVDRGAPPVETISVIVREYLRFHAEEKIVVLVVNRDYRALGLSQLAELLGMADEIHQIVESVVRAGIEQGDFSVPDVHTATRAVLRLADVSPWFNERSSRTIDELADHHVGLILQMLGHVSAD
- a CDS encoding SDR family oxidoreductase, encoding MSGLFDVAGRTVLVTGGGRGIGRMIADGFAAAGAEVHVVSRLLDVEELRAAGLRPWVADLSTEAGCAEFASEFAGATGRLDVLVNNAGATWGAPLEEFDSAAWDKVVDLNLKSPFFLVRELAPLLGASATPNAPSRIVNIGSIDGLRVPTLSTYSYTASKAALHHLTRVLAVELGPRNITVNAIAPGPFESKMMAAVLAESRDEFEGAAPLGRIGRPDDAAALAILLAAPGGSFLTGTVIPLDGGLSIVSPR
- a CDS encoding indolepyruvate ferredoxin oxidoreductase family protein is translated as MRDPRHRRSSMKLSDRYTVEDGTVFMSGLQALVRLPLDVARFDRREGRRTAGLVSGYEGSPLAGYDLELSRQQQLLDAADVQFKPGLNEELAANIVQGSQLAGNATDRINDGIVGYWYGKAPGLDRASDALRHANLGGAHHEGGAVAIVGDDSIAKSSTVPSSSEIAIAELGMPVLVPADPAECLRLGLHAVAMSRFSGLWTGLKIATNVADGTASTTVSSDFAPVIPSRRIAGRDFTHTVSARFLQPTLAELERSLFTERIELARRYIVANDINRVEGAGHGAVVGIVAAGGTYYDVRQALAGLGLDDEDLEASGIRLLKLGAVHPLDPEQIKDFAIGLCEVIVVEEKRSFVESALKEILYGHLEAPSVSGKRTLTGLPLFRADADLTPEIIADVLRARLAEHVSLPEVEVELTTRPRRRARIQLPLLTANRTPYFCSGCPHNRSTKVPEGSLVGAGIGCSGMVSLMPEERVGDVIGMTQMGGEGATWIGMSPFVESGHLFQNMGDGTFHHSGSLAIRAAVASGANITYKLLYNSAVAMTGGQEAVGLMTVDEIVEELLAEGVAKVVITTEEPRRYRRRRLPKGVDVRHRDELMRTQEELSRTPGVTVLVNDQECATELRRKRKRKIVEAPPTRAFINQRVCEGCGDCGDKSNCLSVQPVSTELGRKTKIHQASCNIDLSCLDGDCPSFLTVTPGGAKAKREVPALSADTLPEPEPVVSADAFEMRITGIGGTGVVTVSQIVATAAQIDGRFVRGLDQTGLAQKGGAVVSDVKLSTTPVDRANKIASGQADLYLGCDVLVAAQDSYLGVAHEERTVAIVSTAEVPTGAMVTDTTVSFPEAESTVGRIQQVTRESESRFVDARAMTLDLFDDDQFANIFLLGVAHQAGALPVRAASIETALELNGVAVERNVQAFRRGRQFVADRAALLSDLTAEAPETSALAPVSDRVRSLVAQAGFAEGAADTELVTSRAADLESYQSLAYARRYVEVVGQVREREAATAPGSSELTLAVAQHLHKVMAYKDEYEVARLSIDPSLDAALEAEFGPGAKAQYRLHPPMLRALGMKRKIALGAWFKPAFRALYAMRRLRGTALDPFGMAKVRRAERQLREEYVELVGRISRDLPELGVERAAAIAALPDLVRGYEDIKLRNIELYRERLAEALAPAGPALTEVTA